A genome region from Alteripontixanthobacter maritimus includes the following:
- a CDS encoding DUF4170 domain-containing protein: MGGRVADPRRIKFQDPESIHVAGVYSDYDGAENAWRANAQRTVDDAEMKYVIVPLHELLDPANPTG; this comes from the coding sequence ATGGGTGGCCGAGTTGCGGACCCGCGGCGGATCAAGTTCCAGGACCCTGAAAGCATCCATGTCGCCGGCGTTTACAGTGATTATGACGGGGCCGAGAATGCTTGGCGTGCCAACGCCCAGCGCACCGTGGACGACGCAGAAATGAAGTATGTTATCGTGCCGCTGCACGAATTGCTCGATCCAGCAAACCCAACAGGTTAA
- the ribH gene encoding 6,7-dimethyl-8-ribityllumazine synthase — protein MASFLIVEARFYDDLNDQLVAGAKAALEQAGHTFEVLTVPGALEIPGTIALASESGQYDGYVAIGVVIRGETYHFEIVAGESARGIMALTIDGMAIGNGILTVENHDQAEVRANPDKKNKGGEAAEAAIALHDLRQRFIA, from the coding sequence ATGGCAAGTTTCCTGATCGTGGAAGCCCGCTTCTACGACGATCTGAATGACCAGCTGGTAGCCGGTGCGAAGGCTGCTCTGGAGCAGGCCGGGCACACTTTCGAAGTGCTGACCGTGCCGGGCGCGCTGGAAATTCCCGGTACTATCGCGCTAGCTTCCGAAAGCGGCCAGTACGACGGCTACGTCGCGATCGGCGTGGTCATTCGCGGCGAAACCTACCACTTCGAAATCGTCGCGGGTGAAAGCGCACGCGGGATCATGGCGCTGACGATAGATGGAATGGCCATCGGCAACGGCATACTTACGGTAGAGAACCACGATCAGGCCGAGGTTCGTGCAAACCCCGACAAAAAGAACAAGGGCGGCGAGGCTGCTGAGGCCGCTATCGCTCTTCACGATCTGCGGCAGCGTTTCATCGCTTAA
- the eno gene encoding phosphopyruvate hydratase, producing the protein MTAILDIHAREILDSRGNPTVEVDMLLEDGSFGRAAVPSGASTGAYEAVELRDGDADRYLGKGVLKAVDAVNGEIADLLVGHDAEDQRDLDLAMIELDGTDNKARIGANAILGVSLAAAKAAANARGLPLYSYIGGVGAHTLPVPMMNIINGGEHADNPIDIQEFMVMPVGADSLTEAVRWGAEIFHTLKKGLAEKGMSTAVGDEGGFAPALAGSRDALDFIMSSIERAGFKPGEDVMLALDCAATEFFRDGKYEISGEGKSLTPAQMADYLAELCDAYPIVSVEDGMDEDDFEGWKALTDRVGDKVQLVGDDLFVTNSARLKQGIADGLANSLLVKVNQIGTLTETLEAVDMAHRAGYTAVMSHRSGETEDATIADLAVATNCGQIKTGSLARSDRLAKYNQLIRIEEELGSSARYAGRGCFGHIGA; encoded by the coding sequence ATGACCGCCATTCTCGATATTCACGCTCGCGAAATACTTGATAGCCGGGGCAATCCCACAGTCGAGGTTGATATGTTGCTGGAGGACGGCAGCTTCGGCCGCGCGGCGGTTCCCTCGGGGGCATCGACGGGCGCGTACGAGGCTGTGGAATTACGCGACGGCGATGCGGACCGGTATCTGGGCAAGGGCGTGTTGAAGGCGGTCGATGCAGTGAATGGTGAAATTGCGGATCTGCTCGTTGGCCACGATGCGGAGGACCAGCGCGACCTCGACCTCGCTATGATCGAGCTGGACGGTACCGACAACAAGGCGCGCATCGGTGCCAACGCCATCCTCGGGGTCAGCCTGGCGGCAGCCAAGGCGGCGGCAAACGCTCGCGGCCTGCCGCTATACAGTTATATCGGCGGGGTAGGTGCGCATACCCTGCCGGTCCCGATGATGAACATCATAAATGGCGGCGAACATGCCGACAACCCGATCGACATCCAGGAATTCATGGTCATGCCTGTGGGTGCCGACAGCTTGACCGAGGCGGTGCGCTGGGGTGCCGAGATATTCCATACGCTGAAAAAGGGCCTGGCCGAAAAGGGTATGTCCACCGCCGTTGGAGATGAAGGCGGTTTTGCGCCTGCACTTGCCGGATCGCGTGACGCGCTGGACTTCATCATGAGCAGCATCGAACGCGCCGGCTTCAAGCCCGGCGAGGACGTAATGCTGGCGCTCGATTGCGCGGCAACCGAATTTTTCCGTGACGGAAAGTACGAAATTTCAGGCGAGGGCAAATCGCTCACCCCCGCGCAAATGGCGGATTACCTGGCAGAGTTATGCGATGCCTATCCGATCGTGTCGGTCGAAGACGGCATGGATGAAGACGATTTCGAAGGCTGGAAGGCCCTGACGGACCGCGTTGGCGACAAGGTTCAGTTGGTGGGTGACGATCTGTTCGTAACCAATTCGGCGCGCCTGAAACAAGGCATTGCGGATGGGCTTGCCAATTCGCTGCTGGTGAAGGTCAACCAGATCGGAACGCTGACCGAAACCTTGGAAGCAGTCGATATGGCTCACCGCGCGGGCTACACCGCCGTCATGAGCCATCGTTCGGGCGAAACCGAGGACGCCACGATTGCGGATCTGGCGGTCGCGACCAATTGCGGACAGATCAAGACCGGCTCGCTTGCGCGGTCGGACCGGCTAGCGAAATACAACCAGCTTATCCGTATCGAGGAAGAGCTGGGGAGCAGCGCCCGCTATGCCGGGCGTGGATGTTTCGGGCATATCGGCGCTTGA
- the rodA gene encoding rod shape-determining protein RodA, translating to MNSIVPTPIARQPWRMLFPLFILVGFGAAVLFSAAGGSMSPYADSHLIRFGVFFVMATIMTLFNRDFVRLMTYPVYAIVLILLVGVEAMGAIGGGSQRWLEVGPIRIQPSELMKPVLVLALAKYYDLLPPGMVRNWRALIPAGVLIGMPMALVLMQPDLGTSLALAFGGVVIMFLAGLPMLWFGGAIAAAAVAVPLAYNFALQPYQQRRIDTLFDPESDPLGAGYHITQSKIAIGSGGITGKGFNDGTQSQLNYLPEPHTDFVFATMAEEWGLVGGIVVIGIFAIIMRWGWKVAMKAQDRFSRLLAAGMVATIFFYVAVNLLMVMGFAPVVGIPLPFMSHGGSSMMTNMICIGTLMMVNRWNSQKPSSGLS from the coding sequence ATGAATAGTATCGTCCCTACCCCCATCGCACGACAACCATGGCGGATGCTGTTTCCGCTGTTTATCCTGGTCGGCTTTGGGGCAGCCGTGCTGTTTTCGGCGGCTGGCGGCAGCATGAGCCCCTATGCGGATTCGCATTTGATACGGTTCGGCGTGTTCTTCGTGATGGCCACCATCATGACGCTCTTCAATCGCGATTTCGTGCGGCTAATGACCTACCCGGTGTACGCAATCGTGTTGATACTGTTGGTCGGTGTGGAAGCGATGGGAGCAATCGGCGGCGGGAGCCAGCGGTGGTTGGAAGTCGGCCCGATCCGCATTCAGCCTTCCGAATTGATGAAGCCCGTGCTGGTTCTTGCGCTGGCGAAATATTACGATCTGCTGCCGCCCGGCATGGTCCGCAACTGGCGGGCGCTGATACCGGCGGGGGTGCTGATTGGAATGCCGATGGCGCTCGTGCTGATGCAGCCCGACCTTGGAACTTCGCTGGCGCTGGCCTTCGGCGGGGTAGTCATCATGTTCCTCGCCGGTTTGCCGATGCTCTGGTTTGGCGGAGCCATAGCTGCAGCGGCGGTGGCCGTGCCGCTTGCCTACAATTTTGCCCTTCAACCGTACCAGCAACGGCGCATCGATACGCTGTTCGATCCCGAAAGCGATCCGCTGGGCGCGGGGTATCACATCACCCAATCCAAGATCGCCATCGGTTCCGGCGGGATCACCGGCAAGGGTTTTAACGACGGCACGCAAAGCCAACTCAACTACCTTCCCGAACCGCACACCGATTTCGTTTTCGCCACCATGGCCGAGGAATGGGGCCTGGTGGGTGGCATAGTCGTGATCGGAATATTCGCGATTATTATGCGGTGGGGCTGGAAAGTGGCGATGAAGGCGCAGGACCGGTTCTCACGACTGCTGGCGGCGGGCATGGTCGCCACGATCTTCTTCTACGTCGCGGTGAACCTGCTCATGGTGATGGGCTTCGCGCCGGTGGTGGGCATCCCACTCCCCTTCATGAGCCATGGGGGATCGTCGATGATGACCAATATGATCTGCATCGGCACGTTGATGATGGTGAACCGCTGGAACAGTCAAAAGCCCAGCAGCGGATTGTCTTGA
- the carB gene encoding carbamoyl-phosphate synthase large subunit, translating into MSKRTDISSILVIGAGPIIIGQACEFDYSGTQAIKALKEEGYRVVLVNSNPATIMTDPEFADATYIEPITPEIVEKIIAKETAAFPGGWAVLPTMGGQTALNCALSLDKMGVFEKYGVQMIGADAEAIDKAEDREKFRDAMDSIGLESARSGIAHSVEQAYEVLERTHLPAIIRPSFTLGGTGGGIAYNRTEFERIVREGIDASPTDEVLIEESLLGWKEFEMEVVRDRNDNCIIICAIENVDPMGVHTGDSITVAPALTLTDKEYQIMRNASIAVLREIGVETGGSNVQFAVNPADGRLIVIEMNPRVSRSSALASKATGFPIARVAAKLAVGYTLDEIENEITGATPASFEPTLDYVVTKIPRFAFEKFKGAKNELATAMKSVGEVMAIGRSFAESMQKALRGLETGLDGFNRVTELEGVSREVITAALAKRTPDRILQVGQAFREGFTVDEINQITGYDKWFLRQIEAIIAEEARIGSDGLPRDAVNMRRLKAMGFSDKRLATLAARSVHVAGGLGETQARRSGLLHDAMRAMAGATSEEEVRDLRRKLGVNPVFKRIDSCAAEFEAITPYMYSTYDAPTFGESENEAMPSDRRKIVILGGGPNRIGQGIEFDYCCVHACFALEEAGFETIMVNCNPETVSTDYDTSDRLYFEPLTAEDVLEILRVEQENGELVGVIVQFGGQTPLKLAQALEDAGIPILGTSPDAIDLAEDRERFARLVAKLKLKQPENGIAKSRDEAAAAAARIGYPVLLRPSYVLGGRAMEIVDSEAQLDNYIATAVNVSGQSPVLVDQYLRDAVECDVDALCDGETVVIAGVMQHIEEAGVHSGDSACTIPPYSLPPEIVAEMERQAEALALALGVVGLMNVQFAVKDGEVYLIEVNPRASRTVPFVAKAIGQPIAKIAARLMAGESLDAFPPIIRELDYMAVKEAVFPFARFPGSDPVLTPEMKSTGEVMGIDADFATAFFKSQLGAGVKLPEDGMVFVSVKDGDKPVIVPAVQMLVDKGFTICATGGTETYLTEQGLPVRRVNKVAEGRPHIVDTIIDGEIALIFNTTEGWQSLMDSKSIRASALEAKVPYYTTAAASLAAANAIAHTGLAQLEVRSLQDYYSSRN; encoded by the coding sequence ATGTCCAAACGCACTGACATTTCCTCCATCCTCGTCATTGGCGCTGGTCCCATCATTATTGGGCAGGCGTGCGAGTTCGATTACTCCGGTACGCAGGCGATCAAGGCTTTGAAGGAGGAGGGCTACCGCGTCGTCCTCGTCAATTCCAACCCGGCCACCATCATGACCGATCCGGAATTTGCCGATGCCACCTATATCGAACCGATCACGCCAGAAATCGTCGAGAAGATCATCGCCAAGGAGACCGCCGCGTTTCCTGGTGGTTGGGCGGTGCTGCCCACGATGGGTGGGCAGACGGCGCTGAATTGCGCGCTGTCGCTCGACAAAATGGGCGTGTTCGAGAAATACGGCGTGCAGATGATCGGCGCGGATGCGGAAGCTATCGACAAGGCCGAGGACCGCGAGAAATTCCGCGACGCGATGGATTCCATCGGTCTCGAAAGCGCGCGCAGCGGTATCGCGCATTCAGTCGAGCAGGCTTATGAGGTGCTGGAACGCACCCATCTGCCCGCCATCATCCGCCCCAGCTTTACCCTTGGCGGCACCGGCGGCGGCATCGCCTACAACCGCACCGAATTCGAACGCATCGTGCGCGAAGGCATCGACGCCAGCCCCACCGACGAGGTGCTGATCGAGGAATCGCTGCTCGGTTGGAAAGAATTCGAGATGGAAGTCGTCCGCGACCGGAACGACAATTGCATCATCATCTGCGCCATCGAAAACGTCGATCCGATGGGCGTGCACACCGGCGATTCCATCACCGTGGCCCCGGCGTTGACGCTGACGGACAAGGAATACCAGATCATGCGGAACGCCAGCATCGCGGTGCTGCGCGAAATCGGCGTGGAAACCGGCGGATCGAACGTGCAGTTTGCGGTCAATCCCGCCGATGGGCGCCTGATCGTGATCGAGATGAACCCGCGCGTTTCGCGCAGCTCCGCGCTGGCGTCCAAGGCCACCGGCTTCCCTATCGCGCGCGTCGCGGCGAAGCTGGCGGTGGGGTACACGCTGGACGAGATCGAGAACGAGATCACCGGCGCCACGCCCGCCAGTTTCGAACCCACGCTGGACTATGTCGTCACGAAGATCCCACGCTTCGCCTTCGAGAAGTTCAAGGGCGCGAAGAACGAACTTGCGACCGCGATGAAATCCGTTGGCGAGGTGATGGCCATCGGCCGCAGCTTTGCCGAAAGTATGCAAAAGGCGTTGCGCGGTCTGGAAACCGGGCTCGACGGATTCAACCGCGTGACCGAACTGGAAGGCGTCAGCCGCGAGGTCATCACCGCCGCGCTCGCCAAGCGGACGCCGGACCGAATCCTGCAAGTCGGGCAGGCCTTCCGCGAAGGCTTCACGGTGGACGAAATCAACCAGATCACTGGCTACGACAAGTGGTTCCTGCGCCAGATCGAGGCGATCATCGCCGAGGAAGCGCGCATCGGCAGCGACGGCCTGCCGCGCGATGCGGTAAACATGCGGCGGCTGAAAGCGATGGGCTTCTCCGACAAGCGCCTCGCCACGCTGGCCGCGCGCTCCGTCCATGTGGCGGGCGGTCTGGGCGAAACGCAGGCCCGCCGTTCCGGCCTGCTGCACGACGCAATGCGCGCCATGGCGGGCGCCACCAGCGAGGAGGAAGTGCGCGATCTGCGCCGCAAGCTGGGCGTGAACCCCGTATTCAAGCGCATCGACAGCTGCGCCGCCGAGTTCGAGGCGATCACGCCCTACATGTACTCGACCTACGATGCGCCGACCTTCGGCGAGTCCGAGAACGAAGCCATGCCGTCCGACCGGCGCAAGATCGTGATCCTGGGTGGTGGACCCAACCGCATCGGGCAGGGTATCGAATTCGACTATTGCTGCGTCCATGCCTGCTTCGCCCTCGAAGAAGCCGGGTTCGAAACCATCATGGTGAACTGCAACCCCGAAACCGTCAGCACGGATTACGACACGTCCGACCGGCTGTATTTCGAACCCCTGACCGCCGAAGACGTCTTGGAAATCTTGCGCGTCGAACAGGAAAACGGCGAGCTGGTCGGCGTTATCGTCCAGTTCGGCGGGCAGACGCCGCTCAAGCTGGCGCAGGCGCTGGAAGATGCCGGCATTCCCATCCTCGGTACTTCGCCCGACGCCATCGACCTTGCCGAAGACCGCGAACGCTTCGCCAGACTGGTCGCCAAGCTCAAGTTGAAGCAGCCGGAAAACGGTATCGCCAAAAGCCGGGATGAAGCCGCCGCCGCCGCCGCGCGCATTGGCTATCCCGTCCTACTGCGCCCTTCCTATGTTCTTGGCGGCCGCGCGATGGAGATTGTGGACAGCGAAGCGCAGCTCGACAACTACATCGCCACTGCCGTCAATGTTTCGGGACAGAGCCCGGTGCTGGTCGACCAGTATCTGCGCGACGCGGTGGAATGCGATGTGGACGCGCTTTGCGATGGCGAAACCGTCGTGATCGCGGGCGTCATGCAGCATATCGAGGAAGCGGGCGTGCATTCGGGTGACAGCGCCTGCACCATCCCGCCATACAGCCTGCCGCCCGAAATCGTCGCGGAGATGGAACGGCAGGCAGAGGCGCTGGCGCTTGCGCTGGGTGTTGTTGGCCTGATGAACGTGCAGTTCGCTGTTAAAGATGGCGAGGTTTACCTGATCGAGGTCAACCCGCGCGCCAGCCGCACGGTGCCGTTCGTCGCCAAAGCTATCGGCCAACCCATCGCCAAGATCGCGGCACGTTTGATGGCGGGCGAGAGCCTCGACGCATTTCCGCCGATTATCCGCGAACTGGATTATATGGCAGTGAAAGAAGCAGTGTTCCCCTTCGCCCGCTTCCCCGGCAGCGACCCCGTGCTGACACCGGAAATGAAATCTACCGGCGAAGTCATGGGCATCGACGCCGATTTCGCCACGGCGTTCTTCAAGTCGCAGCTTGGGGCAGGCGTGAAGTTGCCGGAAGACGGCATGGTTTTCGTGTCGGTGAAGGATGGCGACAAGCCGGTGATTGTGCCCGCGGTCCAGATGCTGGTCGACAAGGGGTTCACCATTTGCGCCACCGGAGGGACCGAAACCTACCTCACCGAACAGGGCTTGCCGGTGCGCCGGGTGAACAAGGTTGCCGAGGGGCGCCCGCACATCGTCGATACCATTATCGACGGCGAAATCGCGCTTATCTTCAACACCACCGAAGGCTGGCAGAGCCTGATGGACAGCAAATCCATCCGCGCTTCGGCGCTGGAGGCGAAGGTGCCATACTACACGACAGCCGCCGCCAGCCTCGCCGCGGCGAACGCGATTGCGCATACCGGACTGGCACAGCTTGAAGTTCGCTCGCTTCAGGACTATTATAGCTCCCGAAACTAG
- the mrdA gene encoding penicillin-binding protein 2: MLGRRKKPSGGLRNSASDTTAALKHSFDRRSFVVGAIQGGVGLLLAGRMAYIAIAENAKYKTESESNRVNLTLIPPRRGWLLDRNGAPLASNRADFRVDIIPERLDDPAATIDVLAGLLDLNEGRVRDIKAEVEKSSGYQPVEVATGLKFDQYAAISVRLPDLPGVVPQRGFSRFYPTGAAVGHLIGYVGPASAEEYDQDRNPLLITPGYKIGKDGLEKQFESNLRGVPGARRVEVTAAGRIVRDLDTRDDIQGKPVKLTIDGPLQDYAARRIGLESGSVVVMDCDTGDLLCMASMPSYDPNSFSDGIGSVEYSMLREDERVPLRNKVLKGLYPPGSTVKPMHCMAFLDAGVKPEETITCGGGRRIGNRFFNCWSNHGRVDMAKAIYQSCDSYFYHFAQKVGFDQVAKWARKMGLGQEFELPVTSQFYGTVPTPAWKQEKYDSSWQPYDTVNASIGQGYYLTSPLQLAVMTARLATGDRVMPRMVASDRKPKFEHFAFEPEEIAYIRKAMSDTVNGPGTAGRARLPIEDILMAGKTGTAQVVSLSVSNGKTGPWKYRDHGLFVFFAPFDKPKYAGAVVIEHGGGSGSAYPIARDVMTYLFDPTKGLEALSALETQWGGTAQQRLDQRYAAYASAAGETVAAAPRRDEEVFERVNAEARIAAQRTERLAQGVVDPRREATPSGEPGSANAGSPVQQ; the protein is encoded by the coding sequence ATGCTGGGCAGGCGCAAGAAACCTTCCGGCGGCCTGCGCAATTCGGCGAGCGACACTACCGCCGCGCTGAAGCATAGCTTCGACCGGCGCAGTTTCGTGGTTGGTGCGATCCAGGGCGGCGTCGGGCTGCTGCTGGCAGGGCGCATGGCGTATATCGCCATTGCCGAAAACGCGAAATACAAGACCGAGAGCGAGAGCAACCGCGTCAATCTGACGCTGATCCCGCCTCGTCGCGGCTGGTTGCTCGACCGGAATGGCGCACCGCTTGCCTCCAACCGGGCTGACTTCCGGGTCGACATCATTCCCGAACGGCTGGACGACCCTGCTGCCACCATCGACGTACTGGCGGGATTGCTCGATCTTAATGAAGGACGGGTGCGCGATATCAAGGCGGAGGTGGAGAAATCCAGCGGCTACCAGCCCGTCGAAGTCGCCACCGGCCTCAAATTCGATCAATATGCCGCCATCAGCGTGCGCCTGCCTGACCTGCCCGGGGTCGTTCCGCAGCGCGGTTTTTCGCGCTTTTATCCGACGGGGGCCGCAGTGGGCCACCTGATTGGTTACGTCGGCCCGGCCTCCGCCGAAGAATACGATCAGGACCGTAATCCGCTGCTGATCACGCCGGGTTACAAGATTGGCAAGGACGGGCTGGAAAAGCAGTTCGAAAGCAATTTGCGCGGGGTACCTGGTGCGCGGCGCGTAGAAGTCACCGCCGCCGGGCGGATCGTGCGCGATCTCGATACGCGGGACGATATTCAGGGCAAGCCGGTCAAGCTGACTATCGACGGGCCGCTGCAGGATTACGCAGCGCGCCGGATCGGGCTCGAATCCGGTTCCGTCGTGGTGATGGACTGCGATACCGGCGATCTGTTGTGCATGGCTTCCATGCCCAGCTACGATCCGAACAGCTTTTCAGATGGCATCGGCAGCGTCGAATATTCGATGCTGCGCGAGGACGAGCGCGTGCCGCTGCGCAACAAGGTGCTGAAGGGGCTTTACCCGCCCGGCTCCACGGTCAAGCCGATGCACTGCATGGCCTTCCTCGATGCCGGGGTAAAGCCGGAAGAAACGATTACTTGCGGCGGCGGACGCCGCATCGGCAACCGGTTCTTCAACTGCTGGAGCAATCACGGCCGGGTCGACATGGCAAAGGCCATTTACCAGAGCTGCGACAGCTATTTCTACCATTTCGCGCAGAAGGTCGGTTTCGATCAAGTCGCCAAATGGGCCCGCAAGATGGGACTGGGGCAGGAATTCGAACTGCCCGTCACCAGCCAGTTTTACGGCACCGTTCCCACCCCTGCATGGAAGCAGGAAAAATACGACAGTTCCTGGCAGCCATATGACACGGTAAACGCATCGATCGGTCAGGGGTACTACCTTACAAGCCCCCTGCAGCTGGCGGTGATGACTGCACGACTCGCCACGGGCGACCGGGTCATGCCGCGCATGGTTGCAAGCGATCGAAAGCCGAAATTCGAACATTTTGCATTCGAACCCGAAGAGATCGCCTACATCCGCAAGGCCATGAGCGATACGGTGAACGGTCCCGGCACCGCCGGCCGTGCCCGCCTGCCTATCGAAGATATCCTGATGGCCGGCAAGACCGGTACGGCGCAGGTCGTTTCGCTGTCGGTTTCGAACGGCAAGACCGGCCCTTGGAAGTACCGCGACCACGGCCTGTTCGTGTTCTTCGCTCCGTTCGACAAGCCGAAATACGCAGGCGCGGTGGTAATAGAGCATGGCGGCGGGTCGGGCTCGGCCTATCCCATCGCGCGCGACGTGATGACGTATCTGTTCGACCCGACGAAGGGGTTGGAAGCCCTGAGCGCGCTGGAAACGCAATGGGGCGGAACCGCGCAGCAACGGCTCGATCAGCGTTACGCCGCTTATGCCTCAGCCGCAGGGGAAACGGTGGCCGCGGCACCGCGGCGGGACGAGGAAGTGTTCGAGCGTGTGAATGCCGAGGCGCGGATCGCCGCGCAGCGCACCGAACGCCTTGCCCAGGGCGTTGTCGATCCACGCCGCGAAGCGACCCCGTCGGGCGAACCCGGCAGCGCGAATGCCGGCTCCCCGGTGCAGCAATGA
- a CDS encoding phage holin family protein → MNQELPIREHDDDIAGEPDTFGSPAEHSVADETVGHPGSSLTDDVVALIDDGKTYAEAELAFQKTRLKFAASKGGSGVGMAVAALAFVHLALIALVVGLVIALSPILTPWGATALVVVILLVLGVVAGLAAKKRFSHLSDAYKDTSP, encoded by the coding sequence TTGAATCAGGAGCTTCCCATCAGGGAACATGACGACGACATCGCAGGCGAGCCGGACACGTTCGGTTCGCCTGCGGAGCACTCTGTGGCGGATGAAACTGTCGGACACCCGGGCAGTTCGCTGACAGACGACGTCGTAGCCCTCATCGACGATGGAAAGACTTATGCCGAGGCGGAACTGGCATTCCAGAAAACCCGGCTGAAGTTTGCCGCATCGAAGGGTGGTAGCGGCGTTGGAATGGCGGTTGCAGCGCTGGCGTTCGTGCATCTGGCGCTAATCGCGCTGGTCGTCGGCCTTGTGATAGCGCTTTCGCCTATCCTGACCCCGTGGGGTGCGACGGCGCTTGTAGTCGTTATTCTGCTGGTGCTGGGAGTGGTTGCCGGTCTGGCTGCGAAGAAACGTTTCAGCCATCTTTCGGACGCATATAAGGACACGTCGCCATGA
- the greA gene encoding transcription elongation factor GreA: MEKVPMLAEGYEKLTADLKAFRAERPKVVDAIEEARAHGDLSENAEYHAAKERQGHIEMSIADIEDKVSRAQIIDPTTLSGDKIVFGATVTLLDDDDKPVKYQIVGQTEADANKGRISYNSPLGRALIGKAKGDEVEVTVPAGDKFYLVKQVDYI; this comes from the coding sequence ATGGAAAAAGTCCCGATGCTCGCCGAGGGCTACGAAAAGCTGACGGCCGATTTGAAGGCCTTCCGCGCCGAGCGTCCAAAGGTGGTGGACGCTATCGAGGAAGCGCGCGCGCATGGCGATCTTTCCGAAAACGCGGAATATCACGCGGCCAAGGAACGCCAGGGCCATATCGAGATGTCGATCGCCGATATCGAGGACAAGGTGAGCCGCGCACAGATTATCGATCCGACGACCCTGTCGGGCGACAAGATCGTTTTCGGCGCCACCGTGACGCTGCTGGATGACGACGATAAGCCGGTGAAGTACCAAATCGTGGGCCAGACCGAAGCGGATGCCAATAAGGGTCGGATCAGCTACAACTCGCCGCTCGGCCGAGCATTGATCGGCAAGGCAAAGGGTGATGAAGTCGAAGTGACCGTGCCGGCGGGCGACAAGTTCTACCTGGTGAAACAGGTCGACTATATCTGA